From a region of the Deltaproteobacteria bacterium genome:
- a CDS encoding CBS domain-containing protein, protein MKVDTAKKIPLRGRLLQAWKRYLTFRMERMKMTEHTFVILVAIVIGLLAGFGAIGVRFMIKFFQEVSFGPGLNILDLAAGLPWYEKILIPAAGGLIVGPLIYYLAKEAKGHGVPEVMEAVVIRDGVIRPRVALIKALASALSIGTGGSVGREGPVVQIGSSIGSTIGQLFMVSGRRLRTFVACGAAAGIAAAFNAPIAGALFAVEIILGDFGLTRFSPIVISSVMATVVSRHYLGDFAAFEVPPYHLVSPYELIFYFGMGLFCGIVALAFIRVLYYSESAFERMPIHEALQPAVGGIMIGMIAIGFPHIFGVGYETINLALHGQLTWYFLFLLIFVKLVATSVTLGSGGSGGIFAPSLFIGAMSGGFFGSAVHAFFPSMTAAAGAYALVGMGAVVSGATHAPITAILIIFELTNDYKIILPLMISCIVSSLVANKLEKESIYTLKLALRGINIFQGKEMNVLRKLHVRDVIDTVEPIQEDLPFRQLVHQMADSREGVFYVFGKDRHFLGTINLKDLSMILGDVDALKDLLVAKDLISTEFPVLHPGDNLDQAMHLFGRTDLAEIPVLDAGDPTRLLGRVRETEVIEAYNREIFKQDTLAEIREGMDRVGGNGMETLSNGFALIEMKAPASFVGKNLQELALRRRYGVQVYLIKKPEKTHGRGGDMPDVMPKPDTVIEREDLLLMAGPEETLRRLKNL, encoded by the coding sequence TTGAAGGTTGACACGGCCAAAAAAATTCCCCTCCGGGGACGCCTGCTTCAGGCGTGGAAGCGCTATCTGACATTCCGCATGGAGCGGATGAAGATGACGGAGCACACCTTCGTGATCCTTGTGGCGATCGTGATCGGGCTCCTCGCGGGGTTCGGGGCGATCGGCGTCCGTTTCATGATCAAGTTCTTCCAGGAAGTTTCTTTCGGGCCGGGTTTAAACATTCTCGATCTTGCGGCCGGACTCCCTTGGTACGAAAAGATCCTGATTCCCGCGGCGGGCGGGCTGATCGTGGGGCCCCTGATCTACTATCTCGCCAAAGAGGCGAAGGGGCACGGGGTCCCGGAGGTCATGGAGGCAGTGGTCATCCGGGATGGTGTGATCCGCCCCCGGGTGGCTTTGATCAAGGCGCTGGCCTCGGCCCTTTCCATCGGGACCGGTGGTTCCGTCGGCAGGGAAGGGCCGGTGGTACAGATCGGCTCCAGTATTGGTTCTACCATCGGCCAGTTGTTCATGGTCTCGGGGAGGCGCCTTCGGACCTTCGTGGCTTGCGGCGCCGCAGCGGGGATTGCCGCTGCATTCAACGCCCCCATCGCCGGGGCGCTCTTTGCCGTGGAGATCATTCTCGGCGATTTCGGACTGACCCGGTTCAGCCCGATCGTGATCTCCTCGGTCATGGCCACGGTTGTTTCCCGCCACTACCTCGGCGATTTTGCCGCTTTCGAAGTTCCTCCCTACCATCTCGTCAGTCCCTATGAATTAATCTTCTATTTCGGCATGGGACTCTTCTGCGGAATTGTTGCTCTCGCCTTTATCCGGGTCCTTTATTACTCCGAATCCGCCTTTGAAAGGATGCCGATCCACGAGGCGCTTCAGCCGGCGGTCGGCGGAATCATGATCGGAATGATCGCGATTGGTTTTCCCCATATCTTCGGGGTCGGCTATGAGACGATCAACCTCGCCCTTCATGGGCAGCTGACCTGGTATTTCCTTTTTCTCCTGATCTTCGTGAAGCTGGTCGCAACGTCGGTTACGCTCGGTTCCGGCGGTTCCGGCGGGATTTTCGCCCCCTCCCTCTTTATCGGGGCCATGTCCGGCGGTTTTTTCGGTTCGGCCGTCCATGCCTTCTTTCCCTCGATGACCGCCGCGGCCGGGGCCTATGCCCTGGTCGGCATGGGGGCCGTGGTCTCCGGGGCGACGCATGCACCAATTACGGCGATCCTGATTATCTTCGAATTGACCAATGATTATAAGATCATCCTGCCGCTCATGATCAGCTGTATCGTCAGTTCGCTTGTGGCCAACAAACTGGAGAAGGAATCGATCTACACCCTGAAACTGGCGCTCCGGGGAATCAATATTTTTCAGGGGAAGGAGATGAATGTCCTCCGAAAGCTGCATGTCCGCGATGTGATTGATACGGTCGAGCCGATTCAGGAAGATCTGCCTTTCCGTCAACTGGTTCACCAGATGGCCGATTCGCGGGAAGGGGTTTTCTATGTTTTCGGGAAGGACCGTCACTTCCTCGGCACGATCAATCTGAAAGACCTTTCCATGATTTTGGGGGATGTTGATGCCCTGAAGGACTTGCTCGTGGCAAAGGACCTGATCTCCACGGAGTTTCCCGTACTTCACCCCGGGGATAACTTGGATCAGGCGATGCACCTTTTCGGCAGAACCGACCTGGCGGAGATCCCCGTCCTGGATGCCGGCGACCCGACCAGGCTCCTGGGGCGGGTCCGGGAAACGGAGGTGATCGAGGCCTATAACCGTGAGATCTTCAAACAGGATACCCTGGCGGAGATCCGGGAGGGAATGGATCGAGTCGGCGGCAACGGGATGGAGACCCTGTCCAATGGTTTTGCCTTGATCGAGATGAAGGCGCCCGCTTCTTTTGTTGGGAAAAATCTGCAGGAGCTGGCCCTGCGTCGGCGTTACGGCGTACAGGTCTATCTGATAAAGAAACCGGAGAAGACGCATGGAAGGGGAGGGGATATGCCGGATGTGATGCCGAAACCGGATACCGTCATCGAAAGGGAGGATCTGCTGCTGATGGCGGGACCGGAAGAGACTCTGCGGAGATTAAAAAACCTCTGA
- a CDS encoding nodulation protein NfeD, whose product MKNFLCVLILAAGFLFLPVSAFSDESVAYHIEIDGVINPVAMDFIKKAILKTEKEQAECLILELDTPGGLGESMREIVKAMLSATIPVIVYVAPNGARAASAGVFITLAAHVAAMAPGTHIGAAHPVKAGGGSMGKEMARKVENDFAAYIRSLAGQHGRNAEWAEKAVRESVSITASAALKLNVIDLIAKDLPDLLTKIDGRKITVNGKPYTLDTRGIKVREIHRGMRYHILDTLSNPNVAYILMILGFYGLFFEIANPGAILPGVVGGISLILAFYAFQSLPINYAGLLLILLALILFVAEALVISHGVLAIGGIVAMTLGSFMLIESPLPFLRISLSVILPTVALTALFFLMIVGLAVKVHRKKHASGPEALIGETGKAETDLDPEGTVFLHSELWQAVAFERIEKGTNIEVTGLQGLVLKVRRKEP is encoded by the coding sequence ATGAAAAACTTCCTATGCGTCCTGATCCTCGCAGCAGGATTTCTGTTCCTGCCTGTTTCTGCGTTTTCCGATGAGAGCGTCGCCTACCACATCGAAATCGACGGTGTCATCAATCCCGTCGCTATGGACTTCATCAAAAAGGCCATCCTGAAGACCGAGAAGGAGCAGGCCGAATGCCTGATTCTGGAACTCGACACACCGGGCGGGTTGGGAGAATCGATGCGGGAGATCGTCAAAGCCATGTTAAGCGCCACAATCCCCGTGATCGTCTACGTGGCCCCCAACGGAGCGAGGGCCGCATCGGCGGGGGTCTTTATTACCCTGGCCGCCCATGTGGCCGCCATGGCGCCGGGAACTCATATCGGGGCCGCCCATCCCGTCAAGGCAGGCGGAGGATCGATGGGAAAAGAGATGGCACGGAAAGTGGAAAACGATTTTGCCGCCTATATCCGATCCCTGGCAGGACAGCACGGACGGAATGCGGAGTGGGCGGAAAAGGCGGTCCGGGAGAGCGTTTCCATTACGGCATCGGCCGCCCTGAAACTGAACGTCATCGATCTCATCGCGAAAGACCTTCCCGATCTGCTGACCAAGATCGACGGCCGGAAGATCACGGTCAACGGAAAGCCATATACGCTGGACACAAGAGGGATCAAGGTCCGCGAGATCCACCGGGGCATGCGGTACCACATCCTGGATACCCTCTCCAATCCGAACGTCGCCTACATCCTGATGATCCTCGGTTTCTACGGTCTCTTTTTCGAGATCGCCAATCCCGGCGCCATCCTTCCCGGCGTGGTCGGGGGGATCAGCCTGATCCTTGCCTTCTACGCATTCCAGTCCCTGCCGATCAACTACGCGGGACTTCTCCTGATTCTTCTTGCGCTCATCCTCTTCGTGGCGGAGGCACTGGTCATCAGTCACGGAGTTCTTGCAATCGGAGGGATTGTCGCCATGACCTTAGGTTCTTTCATGCTGATTGAATCGCCCCTTCCTTTCCTCCGGATCTCCCTTTCCGTCATTCTTCCGACCGTGGCGCTCACCGCTCTCTTTTTCCTGATGATCGTCGGCTTGGCCGTCAAGGTCCACAGGAAGAAGCATGCCTCCGGACCGGAGGCCCTCATCGGCGAAACAGGCAAGGCGGAGACCGATCTCGACCCGGAGGGAACGGTCTTCCTCCACAGCGAACTGTGGCAGGCCGTCGCCTTCGAACGGATCGAGAAGGGAACGAATATAGAGGTGACCGGCCTTCAGGGACTGGTCCTCAAGGTACGGCGGAAAGAGCCATAG
- a CDS encoding slipin family protein — protein MQMLPLIVIIAFVLFSIIKVVREYDRAVVFRLGRFHAVKGPGLIVLIPLIDRMVRVSLRTVTMDVDPQDVITRDNVSMKVNAVLYFRVLQADKAIIEVEDYLYATSQLAQTTLRSIMGQAELDEILSERDKINHELQHVLDKQTDAWGIKVSLVEVKHIDLPQEMQRAMARQAEAERERRYKVIHAEGEYQAATKLSDASIIIEKHPIALQLRYLQTLSEIGTENNSTILFPIPIDLLTPFLRQGKKKGGESTDELPQT, from the coding sequence ATGCAAATGCTCCCCTTGATTGTCATCATCGCCTTTGTCCTCTTTTCCATCATCAAGGTCGTCCGGGAATACGACCGGGCCGTGGTCTTTCGGCTGGGACGTTTCCACGCCGTCAAGGGACCGGGATTAATCGTCCTGATCCCTTTGATCGACCGGATGGTCCGCGTCTCCCTCCGGACCGTCACCATGGATGTTGATCCCCAGGATGTCATCACCCGGGACAACGTTTCCATGAAGGTTAATGCCGTCCTTTACTTCCGGGTCCTCCAGGCGGACAAGGCAATCATCGAGGTAGAAGACTATCTCTACGCTACCTCCCAGTTGGCCCAGACCACGCTCCGGAGCATCATGGGACAAGCGGAGCTCGACGAGATCCTCTCGGAACGGGACAAGATCAACCATGAACTTCAGCATGTCCTCGACAAGCAAACCGACGCATGGGGAATCAAGGTCTCGCTCGTCGAGGTCAAGCATATAGATCTGCCCCAGGAGATGCAGCGGGCCATGGCCCGGCAGGCCGAAGCCGAGCGGGAACGGCGCTACAAGGTGATCCATGCCGAAGGGGAGTATCAGGCGGCCACAAAACTTTCCGACGCATCCATCATCATCGAAAAACACCCGATCGCCCTCCAACTCCGCTACCTCCAGACCCTAAGTGAGATCGGTACGGAAAACAACTCCACGATTCTCTTTCCAATCCCGATCGATCTTCTGACCCCCTTTCTCCGGCAGGGGAAGAAAAAAGGGGGGGAGAGCACGGATGAACTGCCGCAAACATAA